A window of the Brassica oleracea var. oleracea cultivar TO1000 chromosome C1, BOL, whole genome shotgun sequence genome harbors these coding sequences:
- the LOC106293362 gene encoding early nodulin-like protein 1 gives MASFSPLVIIFLCIFFLSVNANEVTVGGKSGDWKIPPSSSDSFNEWSQKARFKVGDFLVFSYEAGKDSVLQVTREAYEKCNTTSPKASYTDGNTKVKLEQPGPVYFISGTKGHCQKGQKLRLVVVTPRSSLSPAPSPSDGPAVAPTSGAAKLTGVFSVVGLGLGLWALF, from the exons ATGGCATCTTTTTCCCCTCTAGTCATCATCTTCCTCTGCATTTTCTTCTTGTCCGTAAACGCCAATGAGGTAACCGTCGGTGGAAAATCCGGTGACTGGAAGATCCCTCCTTCATCTTCTGACTCTTTCAACGAATGGTCTCAAAAGGCTCGCTTCAAAGTTGGCGACTTTCTCG TTTTCAGCTACGAAGCTGGTAAAGACTCGGTGCTGCAAGTGACAAGAGAGGCGTACGAGAAATGCAACACCACGAGCCCGAAAGCCAGCTACACCGACGGGAACACCAAGGTGAAGCTAGAACAACCCGGTCCGGTGTACTTCATAAGTGGAACAAAGGGTCACTGTCAAAAGGGGCAGAAGCTACGCCTTGTTGTGGTCACTCCTCGTAGCTCTCTCTCACCGGCTCCTTCTCCATCTGACGGTCCCGCCGTTGCTCCTACTAGTGGCGCTGCTAAGCTCACCGGCGTCTTCAGTGTTGTGGGCCTTGGTCTTGGACTCTGGGCCTTGTTCTGA
- the LOC106329241 gene encoding pentatricopeptide repeat-containing protein At4g31850, chloroplastic-like, with protein sequence MNGSSYIYEVHAKFTVFFFFLLSLCGDITVSDTFLVSNIKEKRNSSVNRGLKFHTLKKVGPLFHRKKQRKTMRCSVVSMKGSDFSFPMINKKTFKSSELTKILKSLPDTASAFSYFKEVAQSQSHTTETCNYILEALSVDGKLQEMAYVFDLMQKRIIKRDATTFLTIFNSLSVKGGLRQAPYALTKMRDSGFPLNAYSYNGLIHLLLKSRLCVEAMEVYRSMIFNGFSPSLQTYSSLMVGLGKRRDIDSVMSLLKEMETLGLKPNVYTFTICIRVLGRAGKIHEAYGILKRMDEEGCGPDVVTYTVLIDALCTAGKLDCAKEVFSKMKTGRHKPDRVTYITLLDRFSDSRDLESVRRFWSEMEKDGHVPDVVTFTILVDALCKGGRFSEAFEILDVMRERGISPNLHTYNTLICGLLRVHKLDEAIEVFDNMESFSVTPTAYTYIVFIDYYGKTGDSVSALETFERMKSKGIAPNIVACNASLYSLAKAGKDKEAKEIFYGLKNIGLAPDSVTYNMMMKCYSKVGEVDEAIKLMSEMLENECEPDVIVVNSLINTLYKGDRVEEAWEMFTRMEEMKLKPTVVTYNTLLSGLGKNGKIREAIGLFEVMEEKGCPPNTVTFNTLLDCLCKNDEVMVALKMFFKMSCVPDVCTYNTIIYGLMKKGRVKDAMSFFHQMKKLVGPDFVTLCTLLPGVVKAGLIEDAYKIISSFLHSSADQPASLFWEDLMGSVLAEGGIENAVLFSERLVVNGVCRDGESILVPMVRYCLKHGDNPSGARMLFERFTKDLGVKPKLPVYNLLIGGLLEADMIEAAERLFLEMKSTSCIPDVATYNFLLDAYGKSGKLEELFEMYKEMSSHECVPNTITHNIVISGLVKAGNVDEALDLYYDLISDEDFSPSVCTYGPLIDGLSKSGRLYEAKQLFEGMLDYGCSPNCAIYNILINGFGKAGEADAACKLFKRMVREGVRPDLKTYSVLVDCLCMVGRVDEALCYFKELMESGLDPDVVCYNLIINGLGKSRRLEEALELYNEMKSSRGITPDLYTYNSLILNLGIAGMVEEAGKVYDEIQRVGLEPNVFTFNALIRGYSLSGKPERAYAVYQTMVTGGFSPNTGTYEQLPNRA encoded by the exons ATGAATGGCTCTTCATATATATATGAAGTTCATGCAAAATTCAC TGTTTTCTTTTTCTTTCTGTTGAGTCTCTGCGGCGATATAACGGTCAGTGACACTTTCCTCGTTAGTAACATCAAAGAGAAACGCAATAGTTCGGTTAACCGCGGATTAAAGTTCCACACTTTGAAGAAGGTTGGGCCTCTGTTCCATCGCAAGAAACAGAGGAAAACCATGAGATGCAGCGTAGTCTCCATGAAAGGCTCCGACTTTTCGTTTCCAATGATAAACAAGAAGACATTCAAATCCTCAGAACTCACCAAGATTCTAAAGTCGCTTCCCGATACTGCCTCCGCGTTTTCCTATTTCAAAGAGGTAGCTCAGAGTCAGAGTCACACCACCGAGACTTGCAACTACATCCTCGAAGCTTTGAGCGTCGATGGTAAACTCCAGGAGATGGCTTACGTCTTTGATTTGATGCAGAAACGAATCATAAAGAGAGACGCAACCACTTTCTTGACTATCTTCAACTCTCTTTCTGTCAAAGGTGGGTTGCGGCAAGCGCCTTATGCACTAACGAAGATGCGAGACTCTGGTTTCCCTTTGAACGCGTATTCATACAACGGGCTGATTCATCTTCTCCTCAAGTCTAGGCTTTGTGTAGAGGCGATGGAGGTTTACAGAAGCATGATCTTTAACGGTTTCAGCCCTAGCTTGCAGACTTACTCTTCCCTCATGGTAGGACTAGGGAAAAGAAGAGACATTGACTCTGTGATGAGTCTGCTCAAAGAGATGGAGACGCTGGGGCTAAAGCCTAACGTCTACACGTTCACGATATGTATCCGTGTGCTCGGCAGAGCGGGGAAGATTCACGAAGCGTATGGTATACTCAAGAGGATGGATGAGGAAGGGTGTGGACCCGATGTGGTTACCTACACTGTCCTCATCGACGCGCTTTGCACCGCAGGGAAGCTGGACTGCGCTAAGGAGGTTTTCTCCAAGATGAAAACCGGAAGACATAAACCGGACCGTGTGACTTACATCACTTTGCTTGATAGGTTTAGTGATAGCAGAGATTTGGAGTCGGTGAGGCGGTTTTGGAGCGAGATGGAGAAGGATGGGCATGTCCCTGACGTTGTGACGTTCACTATTCTAGTTGACGCTTTGTGCAAAGGTGGGAGGTTTAGTGAAGCGTTTGAGATTTTAGATGTGATGAGGGAGAGAGGGATCTCGCCGAATCTTCACACTTACAACACGTTGATCTGTGGTTTACTAAGAGTTCATAAGTTAGACGAGGCGATTGAGGTTTTTGATAATATGGAGTCTTTTAGTGTTACCCCTACTGCATACACCTACATTGTTTTTATTGATTACTATGGGAAGACCGGAGATTCAGTCAGCGCTCTCGAGACTTTCGAGAGGATGAAGAGCAAAGGAATAGCTCCGAATATTGTGGCGTGTAACGCGTCTCTCTACAGTTTAGCTAAAGCGGGAAAGGATAAAGAAGCGAAAGAAATATTCTACGGCCTTAAAAACATTGGGCTTGCACCTGACTCGGTGACGTATAACATGATGATGAAATGCTATAGCAAGGTTGGGGAAGTAGACGAAGCTATCAAGCTGATGTCCGAGATGCTGGAAAACGAGTGTGAGCCTGATGTGATCGTTGTCAACTCTCTGATCAACACTCTTTACAAAGGTGATAGAGTGGAAGAGGCGTGGGAGATGTTCACGAGGATGGAGGAGATGAAGCTCAAGCCTACCGTTGTGACTTACAACACTCTCCTCTCGGGTTTGGGGAAGAACGGAAAGATCCGAGAGGCGATTGGGTTGTTTGAAGTGATGGAGGAGAAAGGATGTCCGCCTAACACGGTGACGTTCAACACTCTCTTGGACTGTCTTTGCAAAAACGACGAGGTGATGGTGGCGTTGAAGATGTTCTTCAAGATGAGCTGTGTACCTGATGTTTGTACTTACAACACTATTATATACGGTTTGATGAAGAAGGGTCGAGTTAAAGATGCGATGAGTTTCTTCCACCAGATGAAGAAGCTTGTGGGGCCTGACTTTGTCACGCTATGCACTCTTCTTCCGGGCGTTGTCAAGGCTGGTTTAATCGAAGACGCTTACAAGATCATCTCCAGCTTTCTTCACAGCTCTGCAGACCAGCCGGCTAGTCTCTTCTGGGAGGACTTGATGGGGTCTGTCTTGGCTGAAGGTGGGATAGAGAACGCGGTTTTGTTTTCCGAGAGGTTGGTTGTTAATGGAGTTTGTAGAGATGGTGAATCGATCCTGGTGCCGATGGTGAGATACTGTTTGAAACATGGTGATAATCCCTCAGGTGCTAGAATGTTATTCGAGAGATTCACAAAGGATCTTGGTGTTAAACCAAAACTTCCGGTTTATAATCTGCTCATCGGTGGGCTTCTTGAAGCTGATATGATTGAAGCAGCAGAGCGATTGTTCCTAGAGATGAAGAGTACTAGTTGCATCCCTGATGTTGCTACATACAACTTCTTGCTTGATGCTTACGGAAAATCAGGAAAATTGGAAGAACTATTTGAGATGTATAAAGAGATGTCTTCGCATGAGTGTGTACCAAACACAATCACTCACAACATTGTCATCTCCGGGCTAGTGAAAGCTGGAAACGTAGACGAGGCTCTTGATTTATACTATGACCTTATCAGTGACGAAGACTTCTCTCCGAGTGTTTGCACGTACGGTCCTCTCATCGATGGTCTTTCAAAGTCGGGGAGATTGTATGAAGCGAAGCAACTCTTTGAAGGGATGTTGGACTATGGATGCAGCCCAAACTGTGCTATCTACAACATTCTCATCAACGGGTTTGGCAAAGCGGGGGAGGCTGATGCAGCTTGCAAGTTATTCAAAAGGATGGTTAGAGAAGGAGTGAGACCTGATCTCAAGACTTACTCGGTTCTAGTGGATTGTCTTTGTATGGTAGGTAGAGTGGACGAAGCCTTGTGTTACTTCAAGGAGCTGATGGAATCTGGCTTGGACCCTGATGTGGTGTGTTACAATCTCATAATCAACGGACTAGGGAAGTCTCGGAGGCTTGAAGAAGCTCTTGAGCTTTACAATGAGATGAAGAGCAGCAGGGGGATCACTCCTGATCTGTACACTTACAACTCGTTGATTCTGAATCTTGGTATCGCGGGGATGGTGGAAGAAGCTGGGAAGGTTTATGATGAGATACAGAGAGTGGGTCTTGAGCCAAACGTTTTTACGTTTAACGCGTTGATCCGTGGATACAGTTTGTCTGGAAAGCCTGAGCGTGCTTACGCTGTGTACCAAACGATGGTGACTGGTGGTTTTAGTCCCAACACAGGAACATATGAACAGCTCCCGAATAGAGCTTGA
- the LOC106303707 gene encoding uncharacterized protein LOC106303707 — MAGENDWRKTADTTKMSPEGVKAAGVESSKRPPGSNPGGVLHQRRNLPYSYTTMAIAGLAISGAVMYTVMYAKKKPEASATDVAKVATGTAKPEDTHPRK, encoded by the coding sequence ATGGCTGGAGAAAATGACTGGAGGAAAACGGCGGATACAACGAAGATGAGTCCGGAAGGAGTGAAAGCTGCGGGGGTTGAATCATCGAAGAGGCCACCAGGGAGTAATCCCGGTGGTGTTCTCCACCAACGCCGTAACTTGCCATACAGTTACACCACCATGGCTATCGCTGGATTAGCTATATCCGGTGCAGTCATGTACACTGTTATGTATGCTAAGAAAAAGCCTGAGGCTAGTGCCACTGATGTAGCTAAAGTGGCCACAGGGACGGCTAAACCGGAAGATACACATCCAAGAAAATAA